The DNA segment ATCAGCGCCGAGCCCCGCATCAACGACCGGATTCGCGTTCCCGAGGTGCGACTTGTCGGTCCCAGTGGCGAGCAGGTGGGCATTGTCCCGCTGGCCAAGGCACTGGAGCTTGCGCAGGAGTACGACCTGGACCTGGTCGAGGTCGCGGCGAACGCCCGTCCGCCCGTGTGCAAGCTCATGGACTACGGGAAGTTCAAGTACGAGTCGGCCATGAAGGCCCGTGAGGCGCGCAAGAACCAGGCGCACACGGTCATCAAGGAGATGAAGCTCCGGCCGAAGATCGACCCGCACGACTATGACACCAAGAAGGGTCACGTCGTCCGGTTCCTCAAGCAGGGCGACAAGGTCAAGATCACGATCATGTTCCGTGGTCGCGAGCAGTCCCGGCCCGAGCTGGGCTACCGACTGCTGCAGCGGCTCGCGACGGACGTCGAGGACCTCGGGTTCGTGGAGTCGAACCCGAAGCAGGACGGCCGCAACATGATCATGGTTCTCGGTCCGCACAAGAAGAAGACCGAGGCGATGGCCGAGGCCCGCCAGGCGCAGGAAGCCCGCAAGGCAGACGCGAAGGCCAACCCCGGCAAGTCGCAGAACGCCGCGGAGTCCGAGGACGGCGTGGAGCCCGAGGACGCCGTGGAGTCCGAGGCACCTGCCGAGGCTTCCGCCGAGGCGTGATCCCGGGGGACGCGAGTCCCCAGGACGTAACCGAAACAACAGCGACGTTCCACCGTGCCCGGTTTCACGACCGGGCACCGGAACGCCACCGACGAGGAGAGAACGGCGCTATGCCGAAGAACAAGTCGCACAGCGGTGCCAGCAAGCGCTTCAAGATCACCGGCTCCGGCAAGGTGCTCCGTGAGCGCGCCGGCAAGCGCCACCTGCTCGAGCACAAGTCGTCCCGCGTGACGCGCCGCCTGACCGGCAACGCCGAGATGGCCCCGGGCGACGCCGCGAAGATCAAGAAGCTTCTCGGCAAGTGACATCGGGGCGCGAACGACTTTCGCGCCTGATCCCTGACCGGGACCCAATCGATACCGGGTCGTGTGAGTCCAACCGCGGCCCCGCTACAAGGAGTTAAAAGTGGCACGCGTCAAGCGGGCAGTGAACGCCCACAAGAAGCGCCGGGCGATCCTCGAGCAGGCCTCCGGCTACCGCGGTCAGCGTTCGCGCCTGTACCGCAAGGCCAAGGAGCAGGTCACCCACTCGCTGGTCTACAACTACAACGACCGCAAGAAGCGCAAGGGTGACTTCCGCCAGCTGTGGATCCAGCGCATCAACGCCGCTGCCCGCGCGAACGGCATCACGTACAACCGCTTCATCCAGGGTCTGAAGGCCGCCAACGTCGAGGTCGACCGCAAGATCCTCGCCGAGCTGGCCGTCAACGACGCGAACGCGTTCGCCGCGCTCGTCGAGGTCGCCCAGAAGGCGCTGCCGGCGGACGTCAACGCCCCCAAGGCGGCCTGACGCCGACGCTCGGCCCAGCCGAAGTGACTGAGGGACCCGCAGGCTGAGAAGGCCTGCGGGTCCCGCTGTGTCCGCGAACCTCAGAACCCCCAAGGTGAACCCATGCCCCCCGCCACCCCCGAGCTGATCTCCCCCCGCTCCCCCCGGGTCTCCGCCGCCCGGCGGCTCGCCAAGCGGAACTTCCGGGGCAAGGAGCGGCTGTTCCTCGCGGAGGGGCCGCAGGCCGTGCGGGAGGCGGCCGGGCACGAGGGCACGCTGATCGAGCTGTTCGCCACGCTCGACGCCGCGGAGCGGTACGCCGACATCGTGGGGGAGGCCCAGGACGCGGGCGCCCGTGTCCACCTCGCCTCCGAGCAGGTCATCGCCGACGTCTCGACCACCGTCACGCCTCAGGGGCTCGTCGGCGTCTGCCGGTTCATCGACACCCCCTTCGAGGAGATCCTCGCCGCCCGGCCCAAGCTCGTCGCCGTGCTCGCGAACGTACGGGACCCTGGGAACGCCGGGACCGTGCTGCGGTGCGCCGACGCGGCCGGCGCCGAGGCGGTCGTCCTCACCGACGCGTCCGTCGATCTCTACAACCCCAAGTCCGTACGAGCCTCCGTCGGGTCGCTGTTCCACCTTCCCGTCGCCGTCGGCGTGCCCGTCGAGCGGGCCGTGGCCGGGCTCAAGGACGCCGGTGTGCGGATTCTCGCCGCCGACGGGGCCGGTACGGACGATCTCGACGACGAGCTCGACAAGGGCACCATGGGCGGGCCGACCGCCTGGGTGTTCGGGAACGAGGCCTGGGGGCTTCCGGAGGAGACGCGGGCGCTGGCCGACGCCGTCGTGCGCGTCCCGATCCACGGGAAGGCCGAGAGCCTGAACCTCGCGACCGCCGCGGCCGTATGTCTCTATGCATCGGCCCGAGCACAGCGCGCCTCCGCAGGGTGCCGCACCGTCACCGAGAGCTAGTAGGGTGACCAGCTCGG comes from the Streptomyces sp. NBC_00443 genome and includes:
- the rplT gene encoding 50S ribosomal protein L20 translates to MARVKRAVNAHKKRRAILEQASGYRGQRSRLYRKAKEQVTHSLVYNYNDRKKRKGDFRQLWIQRINAAARANGITYNRFIQGLKAANVEVDRKILAELAVNDANAFAALVEVAQKALPADVNAPKAA
- a CDS encoding TrmH family RNA methyltransferase; this encodes MPPATPELISPRSPRVSAARRLAKRNFRGKERLFLAEGPQAVREAAGHEGTLIELFATLDAAERYADIVGEAQDAGARVHLASEQVIADVSTTVTPQGLVGVCRFIDTPFEEILAARPKLVAVLANVRDPGNAGTVLRCADAAGAEAVVLTDASVDLYNPKSVRASVGSLFHLPVAVGVPVERAVAGLKDAGVRILAADGAGTDDLDDELDKGTMGGPTAWVFGNEAWGLPEETRALADAVVRVPIHGKAESLNLATAAAVCLYASARAQRASAGCRTVTES
- the rpmI gene encoding 50S ribosomal protein L35 — translated: MPKNKSHSGASKRFKITGSGKVLRERAGKRHLLEHKSSRVTRRLTGNAEMAPGDAAKIKKLLGK